The stretch of DNA gtaacatatcatacaaaatggagagtctcggatttacatacagaataatacgaaatgctgtGAGACCAGGTTGACCACTGAcgttagacagcacagcacaaaacgATTCAAGACGTGGAAAGTTCAATTAATGCTTGAATTAACGTGAAAAGTGTAAATGAAAGCAAAATAACTGAAAAATAACAGAAAAAATGAAGTTCCTAAtgaaaataattgtattttcatTGCAGATTACAGGAAAAGTATTTACGAAACCAAGCGCAAAAGTCATGCATTGCAGGACATATAAACATATGCGAACAATATCAAGTTTAATAAGATCCATTTCAATTACCAATTCAAACAACATGCTCACCTGTTGGCTCTCGAACGTCCATGCACTGTCAGGTAAAGATGCATCAAGCACGTTTATCATGTCCTGAAAGTCAGTGGTGCTGCTGGGCTTAACGAGGGTGAAATCACTGAACTCGGACACTGGAGAGAGACACGATCTGAAGGACTGGCTCTGAGACAACATGTCCcctcccaggacctccacatactTAATAGGGCCGTCAGTGTTGAGCTGGAGCTGCAGGTTTCTGTTGGGATTCTTGTATCCATCAGAGTCAGCCCGTCTGATACAGCAACTCGAGCTGCTCCTACTGTTTCTAACGCATTTCACCACTAAGATGAGAAAAGTCAACAAAGACATCACGGACACTGAGGCCAGAGAGATGATCAAATAAAAGGTGATTTTACTGTTTATCTTGCTGGGCTCGGCTGTTTTCTGGCGGAAGTCCGAGATGGGCTCGTGGAGCCCGTCCTCTAACAGTATGTTGACTGTGACTGTGGCGGACTGGACCGGTTCCCCATTGTCCTGTATCTCTATAAGCAGCCTCTGAGTGGAGTCATCCTGCTCTGAAACAGCGCGTTTAGTCCTCACCTCCCCTGTGTAAAGATTCACACTGAACAGAGACGAGTCTGTGGCCTCCTCCAGCCTATAGGAAATCCAGGCGTTATGGCCCGAGTCTGCGTCCACTGCCGATATCTTAGTGGTCAGGTGGCCTGCTTTAGCGGACCGGGGCATCTTCTGATGGGAGACAGAGCCCATGACCACCGAAGGGTAAATAACAGCGGGTGCATTGTCGTTCTGGTCCAGGATAAAAACATGAACCGTGACGTTGCTGCTCAGAGACGGAGAGCCGTGGTCCTTTGCCTGGACCTGTATCTGAAACACCTTCAGTTTCTCATAGTCAAACGAGTGCATGCTGTAGATGCTGCCGTTATCTGAGTTTATGTATATATAGGAGGAGACAGACACGTCGTGTACTTTAGAGTCTAATATAGAATAGGAGATCTTGGCGTTTTCTCCGATATCTGGATCTGAAGCGGAAACTGAACACATTATTGATCCAGCAGCATTGTTCTCTCTGACGTAAACAGTGTAAGAAGGTTGGGAGAAAACTGGAGGGTTGTCATTAACATCCAAAACTCTTACAATTAACTCTTTTTTTGAAGTGAGGGGAGGAGAACCCGAATCAGAGGCGATAATTTTCAGTTTATATTCAGAAAATAGCTCCCGGTCGAGTTCAGAGTCTGTTAGTATAGCATAATTATCTGCATACGACGGTTTCAATTTAAATGGATGTTCGCCTATTAAACTCAAACTGACCTTCCCATTTTCCACTGAATCAAGATCTTTTGCGCCTATCAAAGCAACAACTGTTCCTAAAGAAGCATCTTCTTTCACTGGGTTAGGTAACGAGGTAAGGACAATTTCAGGTGCATTATCGTTCACGTCTAAAATCTCTACCCGAATAGAGCAGTGGCCCTCCATAGCgggaattcctttgtctgtagcgCGTATATTAAATTCATACGTGTGACTCTCTTCATAATCCAGATTGGCGGTCAAAGTGATCTGTCCAGACTCCGAGTCAATAGAAAACATTTCATGTATGAAGTCTGGCGTTTGCTCAGCGAACGTGTATTGCATCGCTCCATTAGCACCCTCATCAGTATCACCGGCTTTGACGATTATGACCACTGTACTTTTGGGTGAATTCTCTAGTAAAGAACATTCATAAAGCGATTTCTCAAAGATTGGAGCATTGTCATTGTTATCTAAAACTTGAACAGTGACCTCCGTAGTACCTGATCGGACCGGATTGCCACCATCTATTGCTGTCAGCACAAGATGATGAAcggcctgtttctctctgtctagtgCTTTTTGTAAAATTAACTCTGGTATTTTCGTTCCATCTCTATTGGTCTTAACATTTAATGAAAAAAagtcatttttatttaatttgtatGAACTGAGGGAATTGGATCCCACGTCAGGGTCCTTTGCACTGGTAAGTAGAAACCGAGCTCCTGTTGTTGTGGATTCTGCAACATTAAGAACACGTTCAGTAGACAAAAAGATTGGCCCATTATCATTAATATCCTGGACTTCCACCTCAACGCGGTAAAGCTGGAGCGGCTCCTCAATAACAACCTGCAGTGGTAATAGACAACTGGCGCTTTGTCCGCACAAACTCTCTCTGTCGATCCTCTCGTTGACAACCAACTCGCCTCTCCTCAAATCCACACTGAAATATTGCTTACCAGCCTCGGAGGCGATCCTTAGTTTGCGCACAAAAATCTCAGACGCTTTCAAACCAAGATCCTCTGCTATATTCCCAACAACAGCTCCTTCTTTCAATTCCTCTGGAATAGTGTAGCGGATCTGAGCCTGTATTGTATTCCATAGCAGAAAGAACAGCCAGAACGCCCGTTTACGCAGAATCTTCATTCCTAAAATCCCCATTTCCAAAGAAGATATAATTTCTGACGCAAATGAAGTTCTTGGATTGCAATACATCGCAATTATAAGCAATTAGATCATGAACATTTCGTTATCTTTGAAGTACAACAtgttgcaacaaaaaaaatcttaGTTTCAATGTATCGATGAGCGTCGCTCCGTCTCTCCCATCTCTGTGCAGTGTATGGGTTACTGTGCTATGGATGGGGAAGGGCGTAGATCTCTTTGTACAATGCTGCATGCTATTGGCGCTCAGCGCTCCAATAGATTAAGACTAGGATCAGTGCTGCCTTTAAAGCAGCAGTACAGACCCAGGCTACGGGCGAGGAAAACAACCTACTAGCTTCACCATCACAAAATAAATACGTTTTTCCTAAgactgatttttttttaaatatgaaaaTCAAAATACACCGGACATTGAAATCGAAGTAGAATGAAACAATATAATTTATGTTAGACCTATAGCTACTGTTTCATGAACAAACATTTCAACGTAATAATGTGTCCTCTGTCTTTTGTGACATGTCCCGTTGATGCATTAACGTAGTTGTTTCCCTATCAAAGTCGTAAAAGTGAAGCAATTCATATTTAACAAAACATTGTAAGAACAAGTAAGGGAACAGAACAACAAAAGCACGGTACAAAACAACCAAGATATTCTTGAGGTTTTAAAAAAGTACAATGCTGCTATAGTGACGAACTGAATCACTCAGAGCTCTCGCCCTATTCTAGCAGCGAGTCAGAACTGTAGAGTACATTTCAGAACCCTGGACAGCGCAAAGCCAGATAGTTAAGGCGGGCTGTGCATCGTATAGCCTCTGAAATGCAAGACGTTTATCAAAAGACCCACAAAAAATACGTGAACCTATTATAGACatacatagttatgaaaacacaTACATTTAAAGTATGCAAGATTTATTCTAATGTAGTTAGTCAATGGAATACGAATAATAGATGAGAACACTGGACATTTGCATAACACTCATTTGAGCAGGAATTGTGCTCACCTGTTGGCTCTCGAACGTCCACGCACTGTCAGGTAATGATGCATCAAGCACGTTTATCATGTCCTGAAAGTCAGTGGTGCTGCTGGGCTTAACGAGGGTGAAATCACTGAACTCGGATACTGGAGAGAGACAAGATCTGAAGGACTGGCTCTGAGACAACATGTCCcctcccaggacctccacatactTAATAGGGCCGTCAGTGTTGAGCTGGAGCTGCAGGTTTCTGTTGGGATTCTTGTATCCGTCAGAGTCAGCCCGTCTGAAACAGCAACTCGAGCTGCTCCTACTGTTTCTAACGCATTTCACCACTAAGATGAGAAAAGTCAACAAAGACAAAACGGACACTGAGGCCAGAGAGATGATCAAATAAAAGGTGATTTTACTGTTTCTCTTGCTGGGCTCGGCTGTTTTCTGGCGGAAGTCCAAGATGGGCTCGTGGAGCCCGTCCTCTAACACGATGTTGACTGTGACTGTGGCGGACTGGACCGGTTCCCCATTGTCCTGTATCTCTATAAGCAGCCTCTGAGAGGAGTCATCCAGCTCTAAAACAGCGCGTTTAGTCCTCACCTCCCCTGTGTAAAGATTCACACTGAACAGAGACGAGTCTGTGGCCTCCACCAGCCTATAGGAAATCCAGGCGTTATGGCCCGAGTCTGCGTCCACTGCCGATATCTTGGTGGCGAGGTGGCCTGCTTTAGCGGACCGGGGCATTTTCTGATGGGAGACAAAGCCCATGACAGCGGAAGGGTAAATAACAGCGGGAGCATTGTCGTTCAGGTCCAGGATAAAAACATGAACCGTGACGTTGCTGCTCAAAGACGGAGAGCCGTGGTCCTTTGCCTGGACCTGTATCTGAAACACCTTCAGTTTCTCATAGTCAAACGAGTGCATGCTGTAGATGCTGCCGTTACCTGAGTTTATGTAAATATAGGAGGAGACAGACACGTCTTGTACTTTAGAGTCTAATATAGAATAGGAGATCTTGGCGTTTTCTCCGATATCTGGATCTGAAGCGGAAACTGAACACATTATTGATCCAGCAGCATTGTTCTCTCTGACGTAAACAGTGTAAGAAGGTTGGGAGAAAACTGGAGGGTTGTCATTAACATCCAAAATACGAACATTAATTGTTTTTCTGGAGTTGAGAGACGGTGTTCCGGAGTCCGAAGCTTTAATTTCGACagtgtagtctggatttttttctctatCCAAACTGGTGTCCGTAACCAAAGCGTAGTTGTTAGATACAGATGGTTTTAATTTAAATGGTAAGCCAGGCGCTATATTCAAGTTGACTTTGCCATTATCTCCAGAGTCTACGTCCTTGGCACTTATCAAAGCTATAACTGTTCCAACGGGCGCGTCTTCACTAACAGGACTAGGCTGAGACTTTAAAATGATCTCTGGGGAATTGTCATTCAAATCCATAATTTCAACATTAATAGTACAGAGGCCTTGCATTGGTGGAATGCCTTTGTCTGTGGCAAGAACATCAATTTTAAACGAATTTCTCGCTTCATAATCTATCTCTCCCTTAACCTTTATTTCGCCAGTTTGGGGATTAACAGTTAAAAGGTTCTGTAGGGACTCTGAGGTGTGTGGTCCAAATGAGTACACGATCTCACGATTGACTCCATCATCACGGTCGACTGCTTTTACAGTGACAACGACCGTTCCTGGACGTGTATTTTCAACCACTTGGATATCATATCCACTTTCCTCAAATATGGGTGCATTGTCGTTTATGTCTTGTACCCGAATAATAATTTCTGCTGTGCCTGATCTAGCAGGATTCCCACCATCCACGGCTGTTAGAAGCAGGCTGTGTACGGACTGTTTTTCTCTGTCCAATACCTTTTCTAAAATCAATTCGGATACTTTTGACCCATCTTTATTTGTTTTAATATCTAGCACAAAATGATCATTTTTACTAAGTGTATACGTGCGTAAAGAATTGGAGCCAACATCGGGGTCTTGTGCTGATTCTAAACGAAATCTTGCGCCTGGTAGTGTGTGCTCCGCAATATTTAAAACATTTCTATTGCTTTGAAAAACTGGTAAATTGTCATTTATGTCCTGAATTTCGATCTCAACACGATACAGCTGTAGTGGGTTTTCTATAATAGCCTCTAAAGGCAACAGACAATTGGCATTTCCTCCACAAAGACTTTCTCTGTCTATCCTCTCATTAACAATAAGCTCGCCTTTTCCCAAATCCACACTGAAATACTGCTTACCACCCTCGGAAGCTATTCTAAGTTTACGATCGGAAATCTCAGATAAATTCAAACCCAGATCTTTAGCTATATTCCCAACAACGGATCCCACGTTGAGCTCCTCGGGGATGGTGTAGCGCGTCTGCGCTTCGATTGTATACCCCATGAGGAAGAAAAGCAGAAGCCATAGGAAAACCTTTATCTTCATTAGAATCCTCATTTCCATGAATGACGATCCCTTGGACTTCGTAAAGGTCTTGGTTTGTAATACATTGCAATGTAATCCCAGTTAGTAAAATATATTATTCATACAGAACTGAACACCGTTTTAAATATTAGTCCTATCTCTCAATATGAGCGCGGCTCTGTCTCTCCCAGCTCTATGCATTGTAGAATGGTAGACTCCAGTAGCCATACCTAAAAAAAACAAAAGCAGGGTTCTTGACGAGGCTGGGCTTATGGTGCTGAGGCTGGGGGAGGGACTAGATCTATTTGTACAGTTCAGCACATGATTGGTTCACAGAACTCCAATGAATTATCATGGCGAGTATCTCAGCACTGGCAGTTAAAGAAACAGTGCTGTTATGagcagtagtgatgtagtgatgtgtcCATTCACTCCTCAAAATTGGTGTCTGTTACTGCATTGGCATTTATGGTTTACCTTCATgtacaataaacaaacaaatagcctacataaacgCTTGCCAAAGTGtagaagaaagccatttcatgAATTAATATAATGAAAAATGAATAGCCTGTATAGTGCAttccagaaagtattcagaccccttgactttgtccacatttagttactttacagccatattctaaaatggatttcatTGCTTTCCCCCTCATGCTTTCCCCCTCAATACCCCATGATGAAAAAATCAAAAACATGTtcagacatttttgaaaatgtataaaaataaatctataaacatattacatttaaataagtattcagaccctttactctgtaatttgttgaagcacttttggcagtgattacagccttgagtcttcttgggtatgatgctacaacctTGGCGCACCtttatttggggaatttctcccattattctctgcagatcctctcaagctctgtcaggttggatggggagcattgctgcacagctatttcaggtctctccagagatgttcaatctggttcaagtccagacTTTGGCTGGGTCACTAaaggtcattcagagacttgtccagaagccactcctgtgttatcTTGGCATTGTAATTaggtttgttgtcctgttggaaggtgaaccttcaccccagtctgaggtcctgagtgctctggagcaggttttcatcaatgatgtctttgtagtttgctctgttcatatttctctcaatcctgactagtctcctagtccctgccaatgaaaaaaatccccaaggcatgatgctgcctccaccatgatttaccgtagggatgttgccagtTTTCCTCctgatgtgacgcttggcattcaggccaaagagttcaatcttggtttcatcaggccagagaatcttgtttctcatggtctgaaagtcctttaggtgccttttggcaaactccaagtgggctgtcatgtaccttttactgagaagtggcttccatctggccactctaccataaagacctgattggtggagttctgcagagatggttgtccttctgaaaacattctcccatctccacagaggaactctggagctcagtcCTCCCTGATTAAGGCCcctctccccgattgctcagtttagccgggaAGCCAgctcagtgtctcctgacccctcctgtctcagcctccagtatttatgctgcagtagtttatgtgtcggggggctagggtcagtttgttatatctggagtacttctcctgtcctattcggtgtcctgtgtgaatttaagtgagctctctctaattctctctttctctctttctttctctctctcggaggacctgagccctaaggaccatgcctcaggactacctgacatgatgactccttgctgtccccagtccacctggccgtgctgctgctccagtttcaactgttctgccttattattattggaccatgctggtcatttatgaacatttgaacatcttggccatgttctgttataatctccacccggcacagccagaagaggactggccaccccacatagcctggttcctctctaggtttcttcctaggttttggcctttctagggagtttttcctagccaccgtgcttctacacctgcattgcttgctgtttggggttttaggctgggtttctgtacagcactttgagatatcagctgatgtacggagggctatataaatacatttgatttgatttgatttgatttcggaagagtcttggtggtttcaaacttcttccaatcaagaatgatggaggccactatgttcttggggaccttcaatgctacagaaacgttttggtaaccttccccagatctgtacctcaacacaatcctgtcttggagctctacggacaattccttcgacctcatggcttggtttatgcttcgacatgcactgtcaactgtgtgacgttatatagacaggtgtgtgcctcccaaatcatgtccaatcaatttaatttaccacaggatgatcaaggatgatcaatgggaacaggacgcacctgagctcaatttcgagtctcatagcaaagcacagtctgaatacttatgtaaataaggaatttcttctttttttttacataaaagagcaaacatttctaaaaacctgttttctctttgtcattatggggtattgtgatgtcattatggggtattgtgatgtcattatggggtattgtgatgtcattatggggtattgtgtgtagaatgatgaggattttttgtttttaatccattttagaataaggatgtaaagtaacaaaatgtgttaaaattccaggggtctgaatactttccgaatgcactgtataaactACAAATAACacagagagaacaacaggagCAAGTGTTCCATGACTCGCTAACTAATCCAGAGCTATTTCAGCACCTTGTTTGTGGACAGCGCTTGCAGCCTGGAGCGCTTAGACCAAGTTAAACAATATTCTTTAACCTAGAGTTGTTTTTTGCGTCCCAGCATAAATCTAATTAGCAATAAACAAAAATCCCCATAAATATCTGTCAGTTTAACCCTATACAgactaagccctgtctaagccgggggagtaaactatatggaattgttttaagaaggtcatttAGCTGTTTGATTTTCAATTGTAAGGCCCCTTCAAttataaaacaaaaaaatatacatacatacatacatacatatatacatgatTAACATTTTAAtatggccttactgctattagcccattacaaacacattgaattacagattcactacatggaacaagaAATCAAAAGgtagtttgttctgaagtgtctgttctATATCTGAGAGAAATAAGAAAGATcggaaaacatgtatttaactaCTTACTTTCGGCTCTGAACAATCTAAATATATATTTCTATTCAACTGGTACTTCGGcggagtcttgtgaggcctgagGGCGAGCAAAAGAACTGACATGAACGTGTtagtgagagtctcacctttccacagatgggtcatattagtgtgttgCCCAAAATGTTTGGACTAcagacgtacagttgaagtcggaagtttacatacaccttagccaaatacatttgaactcagtttttcacaattcctgacatttaatcccagtaaaaattccctgttttaggtcagttggaatcaccactttattttaagaatgtgaaacgttagaataatagtagagagaatgatttatttcagattgtatttctttcatcacattcccagtgggtcagaggtttacatacactcaattagtatttggtagcattgcctttaaattgtttaacttgggtcaaacgttttgggtagccttccacaagcttcccacaataagttgggtgaattttggcccgttcatcctgacagagctggtgtaactgagtcaggtttgtaggcctacttgctagcacatgccttttcagttctacccacacattttcaataggattgaggacagggcttagccacaactttggaagcatgtttggggtcattgtccatttggaatacccatttgggaccaagctttaatt from Oncorhynchus kisutch isolate 150728-3 linkage group LG28, Okis_V2, whole genome shotgun sequence encodes:
- the LOC109873156 gene encoding protocadherin gamma-C5 isoform X24; the protein is MYCNPRTSFASEIISSLEMGILGMKILRKRAFWLFFLLWNTIQAQIRYTIPEELKEGAVVGNIAEDLGLKASEIFVRKLRIASEAGKQYFSVDLRRGELVVNERIDRESLCGQSASCLLPLQVVIEEPLQLYRVEVEVQDINDNGPIFLSTERVLNVAESTTTGARFLLTSAKDPDVGSNSLSSYKLNKNDFFSLNVKTNRDGTKIPELILQKALDREKQAVHHLVLTAIDGGNPVRSGTTEVTVQVLDNNDNAPIFEKSLYECSLLENSPKSTVVIIVKAGDTDEGANGAMQYTFAEQTPDFIHEMFSIDSESGQITLTANLDYEESHTYEFNIRATDKGIPAMEGHCSIRVEILDVNDNAPEIVLTSLPNPVKEDASLGTVVALIGAKDLDSVENGKVSLSLIGEHPFKLKPSYADNYAILTDSELDRELFSEYKLKIIASDSGSPPLTSKKELIVRVLDVNDNPPVFSQPSYTVYVRENNAAGSIMCSVSASDPDIGENAKISYSILDSKVHDVSVSSYIYINSDNGSIYSMHSFDYEKLKVFQIQVQAKDHGSPSLSSNVTVHVFILDQNDNAPAVIYPSVVMGSVSHQKMPRSAKAGHLTTKISAVDADSGHNAWISYRLEEATDSSLFSVNLYTGEVRTKRAVSEQDDSTQRLLIEIQDNGEPVQSATVTVNILLEDGLHEPISDFRQKTAEPSKINSKITFYLIISLASVSVMSLLTFLILVVKCVRNSRSSSSCCIRRADSDGYKNPNRNLQLQLNTDGPIKYVEVLGGDMLSQSQSFRSCLSPVSEFSDFTLVKPSSTTDFQDMINVLDASLPDSAWTFESQQQKPPNNDWRFTQQGQRPGPSGAGPHPEGAGGAIVGTGPWPNPPTEAEQLQALMAAANEVSEATATLGPRYNAQFPMQHVPDYRQNVYIPGSTATLTANPQQMMPQPALQGPPQAMPQVDVPNAAQTPASKKKSTKKDKK
- the LOC109873156 gene encoding protocadherin gamma-C5 isoform X2 — protein: MYCNPRTSFASEIISSLEMGILGMKILRKRAFWLFFLLWNTIQAQIRYTIPEELKEGAVVGNIAEDLGLKASEIFVRKLRIASEAGKQYFSVDLRRGELVVNERIDRESLCGQSASCLLPLQVVIEEPLQLYRVEVEVQDINDNGPIFLSTERVLNVAESTTTGARFLLTSAKDPDVGSNSLSSYKLNKNDFFSLNVKTNRDGTKIPELILQKALDREKQAVHHLVLTAIDGGNPVRSGTTEVTVQVLDNNDNAPIFEKSLYECSLLENSPKSTVVIIVKAGDTDEGANGAMQYTFAEQTPDFIHEMFSIDSESGQITLTANLDYEESHTYEFNIRATDKGIPAMEGHCSIRVEILDVNDNAPEIVLTSLPNPVKEDASLGTVVALIGAKDLDSVENGKVSLSLIGEHPFKLKPSYADNYAILTDSELDRELFSEYKLKIIASDSGSPPLTSKKELIVRVLDVNDNPPVFSQPSYTVYVRENNAAGSIMCSVSASDPDIGENAKISYSILDSKVHDVSVSSYIYINSDNGSIYSMHSFDYEKLKVFQIQVQAKDHGSPSLSSNVTVHVFILDQNDNAPAVIYPSVVMGSVSHQKMPRSAKAGHLTTKISAVDADSGHNAWISYRLEEATDSSLFSVNLYTGEVRTKRAVSEQDDSTQRLLIEIQDNGEPVQSATVTVNILLEDGLHEPISDFRQKTAEPSKINSKITFYLIISLASVSVMSLLTFLILVVKCVRNSRSSSSCCIRRADSDGYKNPNRNLQLQLNTDGPIKYVEVLGGDMLSQSQSFRSCLSPVSEFSDFTLVKPSSTTDFQDMINVLDASLPDSAWTFESQQQKPPNNDWRFTQQGQRPGPSGQYRLVPHYSTQRSNNTGTTDRQNNGTYRYSTSTQQRWTPYGKARAGPHPEGAGGAIVGTGPWPNPPTEAEQLQALMAAANEVSEATATLGPRYNAQFPMQHVPDYRQNVYIPGSTATLTANPQQMMPQPALQGPPQAMPQVDVPNAAQTPASKKKSTKKDKK
- the LOC109873156 gene encoding protocadherin gamma-C5 isoform X8, which gives rise to MYCNPRTSFASEIISSLEMGILGMKILRKRAFWLFFLLWNTIQAQIRYTIPEELKEGAVVGNIAEDLGLKASEIFVRKLRIASEAGKQYFSVDLRRGELVVNERIDRESLCGQSASCLLPLQVVIEEPLQLYRVEVEVQDINDNGPIFLSTERVLNVAESTTTGARFLLTSAKDPDVGSNSLSSYKLNKNDFFSLNVKTNRDGTKIPELILQKALDREKQAVHHLVLTAIDGGNPVRSGTTEVTVQVLDNNDNAPIFEKSLYECSLLENSPKSTVVIIVKAGDTDEGANGAMQYTFAEQTPDFIHEMFSIDSESGQITLTANLDYEESHTYEFNIRATDKGIPAMEGHCSIRVEILDVNDNAPEIVLTSLPNPVKEDASLGTVVALIGAKDLDSVENGKVSLSLIGEHPFKLKPSYADNYAILTDSELDRELFSEYKLKIIASDSGSPPLTSKKELIVRVLDVNDNPPVFSQPSYTVYVRENNAAGSIMCSVSASDPDIGENAKISYSILDSKVHDVSVSSYIYINSDNGSIYSMHSFDYEKLKVFQIQVQAKDHGSPSLSSNVTVHVFILDQNDNAPAVIYPSVVMGSVSHQKMPRSAKAGHLTTKISAVDADSGHNAWISYRLEEATDSSLFSVNLYTGEVRTKRAVSEQDDSTQRLLIEIQDNGEPVQSATVTVNILLEDGLHEPISDFRQKTAEPSKINSKITFYLIISLASVSVMSLLTFLILVVKCVRNSRSSSSCCIRRADSDGYKNPNRNLQLQLNTDGPIKYVEVLGGDMLSQSQSFRSCLSPVSEFSDFTLVKPSSTTDFQDMINVLDASLPDSAWTFESQQQKPPNNDWRFTQQGQRPGPSGTYRYSTSTQQRWTPYGKARAGPHPEGAGGAIVGTGPWPNPPTEAEQLQALMAAANEVSEATATLGPRYNAQFPMQHVPDYRQNVYIPGSTATLTANPQQMMPQPALQGPPQAMPQVDVPNAAQTPASKKKSTKKDKK
- the LOC109873156 gene encoding protocadherin gamma-C5 isoform X39 — its product is MEMRILMKIKVFLWLLLFFLMGYTIEAQTRYTIPEELNVGSVVGNIAKDLGLNLSEISDRKLRIASEGGKQYFSVDLGKGELIVNERIDRESLCGGNANCLLPLEAIIENPLQLYRVEIEIQDINDNLPVFQSNRNVLNIAEHTLPGARFRLESAQDPDVGSNSLRTYTLSKNDHFVLDIKTNKDGSKVSELILEKVLDREKQSVHSLLLTAVDGGNPARSGTAEIIIRVQDINDNAPIFEESGYDIQVVENTRPGTVVVTVKAVDRDDGVNREIVYSFGPHTSESLQNLLTVNPQTGEIKVKGEIDYEARNSFKIDVLATDKGIPPMQGLCTINVEIMDLNDNSPEIILKSQPSPVSEDAPVGTVIALISAKDVDSGDNGKVNLNIAPGLPFKLKPSVSNNYALVTDTSLDREKNPDYTVEIKASDSGTPSLNSRKTINVRILDVNDNPPVFSQPSYTVYVRENNAAGSIMCSVSASDPDIGENAKISYSILDSKVQDVSVSSYIYINSGNGSIYSMHSFDYEKLKVFQIQVQAKDHGSPSLSSNVTVHVFILDLNDNAPAVIYPSAVMGFVSHQKMPRSAKAGHLATKISAVDADSGHNAWISYRLVEATDSSLFSVNLYTGEVRTKRAVLELDDSSQRLLIEIQDNGEPVQSATVTVNIVLEDGLHEPILDFRQKTAEPSKRNSKITFYLIISLASVSVLSLLTFLILVVKCVRNSRSSSSCCFRRADSDGYKNPNRNLQLQLNTDGPIKYVEVLGGDMLSQSQSFRSCLSPVSEFSDFTLVKPSSTTDFQDMINVLDASLPDSAWTFESQQQKPPNNDWRFTQQGQRPGPSGAGPHPEGAGGAIVGTGPWPNPPTEAEQLQALMAAANEVSEATATLGPRYNAQFPMQHVPDYRQNVYIPGSTATLTANPQQMMPQPALQGPPQAMPQVDVPNAAQTPASKKKSTKKDKK